One window of the Salvia miltiorrhiza cultivar Shanhuang (shh) chromosome 6, IMPLAD_Smil_shh, whole genome shotgun sequence genome contains the following:
- the LOC130990439 gene encoding polygalacturonase ADPG1-like produces MFVVLSLVLASSSSPYLAWASDEASYFNVTDYGAIGDGRTENSQAFLKVWNVACKASVKSPTIYVPRNKTFLVNPIIFHGPCTALTINFLILGTIVAPDTPKSWDAKNASEWLAVMNTNGLTVDGFGVIDGQGKAWWDQSCKYHPQLKNCTTLAPTAWKFIKCNNSSVRNMRFINSAQTHILITGCDGFVIQNVEIASPGNSPNTDGIHIQASHHLNITHSNITNGDDCISIGDHTSDLSISNIQCTLGHGISIGSLGRGGSLVQVENINVTDCIFNQTSNGARIKTWQVGTGYLKHVAFERLTFNNVKNPIIIDQNYCNVSGACPELKTGVQISNVSYRHAMGTSATEIAINFNCSKSVPCHAIAIESVKLTSAIAGKRVTANCSNAYGKEHEIVPGPCLLHETQSKTP; encoded by the exons ATGTTTGTGGTGTTATCATTGGTTTTGGCTTCGTCGTCTTCACCGTATCTTGCATGGGCAAGTGATGAAGCATCATATTTCAATGTCACCGATTATGGAGCCATAGGTGATGGCCGTACAGAGAATTCacaa GCATTTCTCAAGGTGTGGAATGTAGCCTGTAAAGCATCGGTTAAATCTCCGACGATATATGTTCCACGTAACAAGACATTTTTAGTGAACCCCATAATTTTTCACGGCCCTTGCACTGCATTAACGATCAATTTCTTG ATTTTAGGGACAATTGTAGCACCGGACACACCTAAATCATGGGATGCGAAAAATGCAAGCGAGTGGTTGGCAGTTATGAACACGAATGGCTTAACCGTTGATGGTTTTGGTGTGATCGACGGTCAGGGCAAGGCCTGGTGGGACCAGTCTTGCAAATATCATCCTCAATTg AAAAATTGCACGACTTTAGCTCCAACT GCGTGGAAGTTTATTAAATGCAACAACAGCAGTGTTAGGAATATGAGGTTTATAAATAGTGCTCAAACGCACATACTCATCACGGGGTGCGATGGCTTCGTTATTCAAAATGTGGAAATTGCGTCACCGGGAAACAGCCCCAACACCGACGGCATTCACATTCAAGCATCTCACCATCTCAACATCACCCATTCTAACATCACCAACG GTGATGATTGTATATCAATTGGTGACCACACTTCTGATCTCAGCATAAGCAATATTCAATGTACACTTGGTCACGGAAtcag CATTGGAAGTTTAGGAAGAGGAGGAAGCCTGGTGCAAGTAGAGAACATCAATGTAACTGACTGCATCTTCAATCAAACCTCAAATGGAGCTCGGATCAAAACATGGCAG GTGGGAACAGGATATCTCAAGCACGTCGCATTTGAAAGACTTACATTCAACAACGTCAAGAATCCTATAATCATCGACCAAAACTACTGCAACGTCAGTGGCGCATGCCCGGAGCTG AAAACTGGAGTTCAAATAAGCAATGTATCTTACCGACATGCAATGGGGACATCAGCAACGGAGATCGCCATTAATTTCAACTGTAGCAAGTCTGTACCGTGTCATGCAATAGCGATTGAATCAGTAAAGCTAACATCAGCCATAGCTGGAAAACGAGTCACTGCAAATTGTAGCAATGCATATGGTAAAGAACATGAAATCGTTCCTGGCCCGTGTCTTCTACATGAAACACAGAGCAAGACGCCATGA
- the LOC130988378 gene encoding beta-glucuronosyltransferase GlcAT14B-like, with translation MEISKPLHQKKWLLPLAFSLLTSSLLIILTLFTAVPFRQTPPIKPQVPVFVESKLRAEPVNPISRIPRLAYLISGSRGDCGSLKRTLKALYHPLNQYVVHLDLEAKADERMELVEFVKNEAVFEQFGNVRVVLKSNLVTYRGPTMVSNTLHAAAILLKEGGDWDWFINLSASDYPLVTQDDMLHTLSTVPRDLNFIEHTSDIGWKEYQRAKPVIIDPGLYSVHKSDLYWITEKRKVPTAFKLFTGSAWMMLSRSFMEFCLWGWDNLPRVVLMYYANFLSSPEGYFHTVICNAEEFRNTTVNHDLHFISWDNPPKQHPHFLTVDDYQRMAGSNAPFARKFQRDEAILDKIDSDLLGRKTNGFVPGSWYKGEETNGSIGIHVLANVTELRPGPGAEKLKTLIDGLILDKDFHAKHCI, from the exons ATGGAAATCAGCAAGCCTCTGCACCAGAAGAAATGGCTGCTGCCGCTCGCCTTCTCTCTCCTAACCTCCTCTCTCCTCATCATCTTGACCCTCTTCACCGCAGTCCCATTTCGCCAAACTCCCCCAATCAAGCCACAAGTCCCCGTCTTTGTGGAATCGAAGCTGCGCGCGGAGCCTGTGAATCCCATCTCAAGAATCCCGAGATTGGCGTATTTGATATCGGGGTCGCGTGGAGATTGTGGGAGTTTGAAGAGGACCTTGAAAGCCCTGTATCATCCACTGAACCAGTATGTGGTGCACTTGGACCTTGAAGCGAAGGCGGATGAGAGAATGGAGCTGGTGGAATTCGTGAAGAATGAAGCTGTGTTTGAGCAATTTGGGAACGTGAGGGTTGTGCTCAAGTCTAATTTGGTCACCTATAGAGGTCCTACCATGGTTAGTAATACCCTTCACGCTGCAGCCATTTTGCTCAAGGAAGGTGGAGATTGGGACTGGTTCATCAATTTGAGTGCCTCTGATTACCCATTGGTCACACAAgatg ACATGCTCCATACTTTGTCAACCGTTCCGAGAGACCTAAACTTCATTGAGCATACTAGTGACATTGGTTGGAAGGA ATACCAGAGAGCTAAGCCTGTTATAATTGATCCTGGCCTTTATAGCGTGCACAAATCTGACCTTTATTGGATCACTGAGAAGCGCAAAGTTCCTACTGCATTCAAGCTTTTCACAG GTTCAGCTTGGATGATGCTCTCTCGTTCCTTCATGGAGTTCTGTTTATGGGGTTGGGACAACCTGCCCAGAGTCGTACTTATGTATTACGCAAACTTTCTTTCATCACCGGAAGGGTACTTTCACACAGTCATTTGCAATGCTGAAGAGTTCCGTAACACTACTGTGAACCATGACCTCCATTTCATATCATGGGACAACCCTCCCAAGCAGCACCCGCATTTCTTGACAGTTGATGATTATCAGAGAATGGCCGGCAGTAATGCTCCTTTTGCCAGGAAATTCCAAAGGGATGAAGCTATTTTGGATAAGATTGATTCTGACCTCTTAGGCCGTAAAACTAATGGCTTTGTACCTGGCAGTTGGTACAAAGGAGAGGAGACAAATGGAAGTATTGGAATTCATGTTCTTGCAAATGTAACCGAGCTTAGACCCGGTCCTGGTGCtgaaaaactcaaaactctGATCGATGGATTGATATTGGATAAGGATTTCCATGCGAAACATTGCATTTAG